CGATCGCGGCGCTAGAAATGACAGCATTTACACCCAGTTTCGCGATCGCTTCAGCCGCTAAAATACGATGGCTGCTGGCTGACTGCTCAGGCTGCGGACGGGCGCGACGTGCAGACTGTCGAGCGCGACGAGGCTTGGGAGATTCAGGCGGCTGTGGAAGAGGAAGTGCATTCATGGGTTCGTTAACGTGTGATAGCAGATAGCAAAAGAAAGTCACTCAAGCACAAAAAACTTTCATCCAGAAGTATTCACGATTAGGCTTCACTTTTAACGTGAATCCCTGTAACTTAACTGAATTCGATGTTCTTGGATAAGAGACTGACCAAAATATCTCACCGATTCAACGGGAAGAATATCAAACTTTAATTCATCAAAGGATTGACTCTCAAAATTTGATTATCAGTAGAGCTTATTCAAGATTACAAATCTGGCACCCAAAATCAAGAAGTACGAGTGAACTAAGCACAGTTACAACAAAAAAGAACTGAAAACTGAGAGAAAAGATTTGAATTTTTTCGCAGTTTTGAATGGCGCTTTTTTGTGCTTTTCGATCGCGATATGTTCGCCTACCTGCTTGGAAAGAACCCATTTAGGCAGGAAACTCGCCTAGATAGTTTACTAGCTGAATCGAAAAATGAGCACTGAATTGACAGTTTTCTTTTAACGATTTGCTTGTTCACCATCAAGGCGAGTTTCTTACTTTGGTCGGAACCTACTGATTCGGAACCTACTTATACAGTTCAGTGGCTAACCGAAATGCGAGGACTCCCGGAATGAGAGCCACGACCAGTGCAACCAGAACTTGAGTATCGGATAAAGACATTGTGTGAAAACTCCTTATCTCAGGGTATCGTTCCTCAATGTGAACGAAAATGCACATTTCGGGAAGTAGTTCGTAACAAGATGCAACAGAGCGTGTCCCGATTAAGCTTCGTGCTGGGCGGGATGTTGCTCTAAAGTTGGGTTGTGTTCGACGTGACGCTCGTACCAGCGCATTAGGGGGGTTGAAGTTACGCCATGCAGCAGGACGGAAATGACAATCGTCCAAAAGGTAATCCAGGCGATTTGTTCACCCGTTTCACCCTTCAGTCCATGACCGAACGTGTAGGCGAGATAGTAAATCGAGCCGACTCCGCGAATTCCGAACCAGCCATAAAGCCAGCGCGTTGCGGGATGAGCCTTTAAGCCGATCGTGCTAATCCAAGTTCCTAATGGGCGAATCACAAAGATTAAGCTAAAGGCAATTAGAAACGCATCGCCCGCATATTTCAGCATCGGTTGGAATCGCAGCATCGAGCCGAGCAGGAGAATGGTTCCGATTTCTGATAGTTTTTCTAACCGTTCGATGAAGTGGAGTTGATTTTTTGTGTACTCGGTATTCCGTCGCCTTCGCATAGCGATTCCTGCAATAAAGACCGCTAAAAAGCCATATCCGTTGATTAACTCAGTCACGGCATAGGTGATGAGAATGGCACTGAGAGCGACGAAATCTTCCATCAAATCATCGGGAGTCCGAAAGCGTTCGAGTTTTTTATCAATCCATTTGATCGCTTTTGCGACCAAAAAACCAGCCGCTAATCCGGCAAAAATTGCCCACACCACATCGATCATGAGCCATTCTCGAAACCAACTGCGCCAATTGCCTTTTTCGATCGAGTGAATACCAAAGTAGACAAACGGAAATGCCAGCGCATCATTTAATCCACCTTCGGAAGTGATACCAAATCTCAATTCATCGCGATCGTGGGGGTCTTCGAGCTGTACTTCTGCGGCGAGAACCGGGTCAGTCGGGGCAAGAATTGCACCTAAAAGAATGGCTAATCCCCAGTCCAATTTGAGAATAAAATGCGCGATCGCAGCAATTGAAAAAATCGTGATCGGCATTAATAAACCGATTAATCGCGTGGTCGATCGCCAAGCCCAAAATTGCATTGGACGATTCATTTTGAGTCCGCAGCTAAAGAGCGAAATCAAGACAACTATTTCCGTCACTCGCTCTAAAAAATTTGCGTCTGGGCGAGCCTGAACCAGATTAAAACCATACGGGCTTAAAATGATACCAACAAGTAGATAAATTAGTGCATAGGAGAGCGGTAAGCGGGCGATCCATCCTGCTCCCAGCGTTACCATTAGTAGCAGTAAGCCGATGACTAATAAATCAAGAATATAAACATCCACAGGTGCTTTCCCACATTGCATTCGTCTTTACTCTAATGGGGCATCTGGTTATGTCCTATTCGTCTGCTGATAGATTCGCCGTCTTTCTCAGGGCTTAGGGATATAGCCCCATTTATCGTTAAGTTTGACTCGCGCTAATCCTTCGTGAAATGCGCCTGCCTCTTCAAACTGAGGCGCGATCGCAATCTTTCCGGTTGGGTTGATGTAGCCCCACTTGTCCCCAATTTTGACGGGGGCAAATCCTTCTTGAAAGCTTGCAGCAAATTCGTATTTTGGCTCGATTACAAATTTGCCGAATTTATCAATGTAGCCCCATTTTTGATTGCTTTGAGCTAAGGCTAAACCGTTAGAGAAATCAGAGGCGAATGAATACTGAGGTGCGATCGCAACTTTTCCCCTGGAATCGACATATCCCCAACGCTCACCAACTCGGACGCGCCCCATTGCATCGGAAAGATTAAACGCGCCATCAAATTGAGGTTGGGCGACAAATTGACCGTTTTGGTTGATGTAGCCCCATTTTTGACCGATTCGAGCCGCCGCTAATCCCCCAGAAAATCGCCAAGCATCATCGAATTTTGGCTCAATTTTGATCTGTCCAGTTGGGTCAATGTAGCCATATTTTGCGCCCAATTTTACGGCTGCGAGTCCTTGAGAGAATCCGGAGGTCAGTTCAAATTTCGGCGGGATCACTACCTCACCTGTAGGTTTAATAAATCCGTAGCGTCGATCGACGCGAATGGCAGCCAGTCCTTCTTGAAATTTTGACACCTGCTCAAATTTTGGCTCGATCGCGAACTCACCCTGCCGATTCAAATAACCAAATAAACCGCCGAGTTTGACGATCGCTAATCCTTCAGAAAACGGTGCGTAGGCTTCAAGCTCGATTTTTGGCGTAACGGTTAATCTCCCAGCGTGATCGATGTAGCGAAATTCTCGTCCGAACTGCACTAACGCTGCACCTTCAGCGAAGTCACTTGCGCTGTCAAACTGATTTTCGATCGCAAGTGGAGTGGGTGTGACAGCGATAGCGCGTTGTGCGATTGCAATTCTCGGAGGAGCCGTGCAAGCTCCGATCGTTACCAAGCTGAGAGCCGCAAGCAAAAAGAGGCGAAACATCATCGAAATATCAGTAACACATATGCTTAAGTGTAACGAGGAACAACAGTTTGAACATTAAAACTAGGTGAAAGTCGATCGTCGCTAAACTAAAACTATTGCCGCGATCAAGTATTGCGACGGGGATTGTATTCAAGCCTCGATCTAGTGGCTATGCCGTAAAGTAGTTGCGCTTTATCTGAAGTAGCAAATTTAATATCGCTAACTAGGATGTTCGTGATATTGGAAATGCCTAAAGTTGCTTTGATTGCTGGAACTTATTTACCCGATCGCTGTGGGGTGGCTCACTATACGGCACGACTGCGATCGGAACTGTCGATCGATACTATTGTTTTAACGACAACTGAAGCCGCCAAACTTGCCAACGATCCAAGCGTCTTAGGCGTTGTAGAGGACTGGAATTTACAGAATCTACCTGCATTGGTGCAAGCGATTCATCAAACGCAGGCGGATCTCTTGCACATTCAACACGCAGCAGGAACTTATGGATTCGATCGAGCCATCTTTCTGTTACCGATCGTACTTCGGGCTACAGGATGGCATAAACCGATCATCACCACTGCCCACGAATATGGCTGGTGGGAATGGCAACCGAAATGGATTCCATCTGCATTGTTAGAAGGCTTGAAACAGTGGGGTCAACAGCAGCAATGGTGGGATCGTGAAGATGGTTTTTTGCTAACTCAAAGTGCTGCAATTATCGCAACGAATGATGAGGCTGAAAAAGTAATTGTCGATCGTCTCCCCGATGCACAAGTACATCGAATTCCAATCGGCGCAAATATTGATGTGACTGCGTGTAAGACTGCAAGACAAAAGCTATTAGAGAACTGTGGTTGGTCTGAGGATGTGATTGCGATCGCGTTCTTCGGATTTTTGCATCCGGTGAAAGGTTTGGAAACATTGCTCAAGGCTTTTCAGATCGTAGTGCAGCAGCAACCTCAAGCACGATTGATTTTAATAGGTGGGGTTGAAAGCCTAGCGTTGCGTGGAGCAGAGGCTAAACAGTATTGGAACAAGCTAGAAAGCATGATTTCTGAGCTGCAACTCAATGGTAGAGTTCACATGACAGGCTATGTTCCGGGGGAGGTTGCTTCTGTTTATCTATCGGGTGCTGATATCGGAGTGCTACCGTTTAATCATGGTGTGACCTTGAAAAGCGGTTCATTACTAGCATTAATGGCACATCAATTACCTGTGATTGCAACTCGATCGGCGGATTCAACCTTAACTAGCCTAGTTAAACAGATTCCGTCGCGTAATTCTGATGCACTAATTCATGCACTGTTAGAGCTAATTGAAGATTCATCAGAGCGATTTCGCTTAGCTCAACAAGGATATCAATTCGTGCAGCAGTTCAACTGGAAAACGATCGCCGAAGCTCATCTTGCAATCTATCGATCGGTGTTGTCTCATGCTTAAAGTTGTGGTCTACACTGATTCGGAAGGAATTGGTGGTGCGGAAATTAGCTTAGGTCATTTAGTTGCAACTACCTCGGCAGACGTAACTGTAGTCGGTGTTTCTGAGACAGTGGTGAATGCAATTGCCCATGATCGTCCTAAATTTATTCTGCCTAAAACACTTTTCTCGCATTGGTTA
The genomic region above belongs to Cyanobacteria bacterium FACHB-DQ100 and contains:
- a CDS encoding glycosyltransferase; protein product: MPKVALIAGTYLPDRCGVAHYTARLRSELSIDTIVLTTTEAAKLANDPSVLGVVEDWNLQNLPALVQAIHQTQADLLHIQHAAGTYGFDRAIFLLPIVLRATGWHKPIITTAHEYGWWEWQPKWIPSALLEGLKQWGQQQQWWDREDGFLLTQSAAIIATNDEAEKVIVDRLPDAQVHRIPIGANIDVTACKTARQKLLENCGWSEDVIAIAFFGFLHPVKGLETLLKAFQIVVQQQPQARLILIGGVESLALRGAEAKQYWNKLESMISELQLNGRVHMTGYVPGEVASVYLSGADIGVLPFNHGVTLKSGSLLALMAHQLPVIATRSADSTLTSLVKQIPSRNSDALIHALLELIEDSSERFRLAQQGYQFVQQFNWKTIAEAHLAIYRSVLSHA
- a CDS encoding WG repeat-containing protein gives rise to the protein MMFRLFLLAALSLVTIGACTAPPRIAIAQRAIAVTPTPLAIENQFDSASDFAEGAALVQFGREFRYIDHAGRLTVTPKIELEAYAPFSEGLAIVKLGGLFGYLNRQGEFAIEPKFEQVSKFQEGLAAIRVDRRYGFIKPTGEVVIPPKFELTSGFSQGLAAVKLGAKYGYIDPTGQIKIEPKFDDAWRFSGGLAAARIGQKWGYINQNGQFVAQPQFDGAFNLSDAMGRVRVGERWGYVDSRGKVAIAPQYSFASDFSNGLALAQSNQKWGYIDKFGKFVIEPKYEFAASFQEGFAPVKIGDKWGYINPTGKIAIAPQFEEAGAFHEGLARVKLNDKWGYIPKP
- a CDS encoding photosystem I reaction center subunit XII, with the translated sequence MSLSDTQVLVALVVALIPGVLAFRLATELYK
- a CDS encoding sodium:proton antiporter, encoding MQCGKAPVDVYILDLLVIGLLLLMVTLGAGWIARLPLSYALIYLLVGIILSPYGFNLVQARPDANFLERVTEIVVLISLFSCGLKMNRPMQFWAWRSTTRLIGLLMPITIFSIAAIAHFILKLDWGLAILLGAILAPTDPVLAAEVQLEDPHDRDELRFGITSEGGLNDALAFPFVYFGIHSIEKGNWRSWFREWLMIDVVWAIFAGLAAGFLVAKAIKWIDKKLERFRTPDDLMEDFVALSAILITYAVTELINGYGFLAVFIAGIAMRRRRNTEYTKNQLHFIERLEKLSEIGTILLLGSMLRFQPMLKYAGDAFLIAFSLIFVIRPLGTWISTIGLKAHPATRWLYGWFGIRGVGSIYYLAYTFGHGLKGETGEQIAWITFWTIVISVLLHGVTSTPLMRWYERHVEHNPTLEQHPAQHEA